Genomic segment of Coffea arabica cultivar ET-39 chromosome 1e, Coffea Arabica ET-39 HiFi, whole genome shotgun sequence:
GATGGAAAGGAGATTGCTGTAAAAAGACTGTCCAAGGGATCAGGGCAAGGTGACCAAGAATTCAGGAATGAGGTCTTGTTAGTGGCAAAGCTCCAACACAAAAGTTTAGTTAGATTGTTGGGTTTCAGcctgaaaaaggaagaaagactGCTGGTCTATGAATTCATGTCAAATGGGAGCCTTGACAAATTCCTCTTTGGTATGTTTTTCTGCTGCCTaaacttttctttatttctcaatctgtcttttttttttcctctcttttttggtTGCATTAAGTGCATCCACTGCCTAGCTACATCAGTCACTATATTGTTTGTCAAGATCAAATGGTAGATAATAGACTATCTGTACATCAAGTAGACAAAAATGGCCTTGTCTGAAACATCAAAAAGGGCAAAGACCCTTCTTCACATAAACCATTTTTGCCTTTTTGGGTATACATGCATATATAATCCCAAAGAACTATTGAttgacaaaatttaacaaaaaaaatatcattTGGGATCAAAGGAAATTTGAGAAGCTAAccatttcctctctttttcttttttttttttcttttggtgtcATGTGATAACAAGTTGTTCTGTGATTTGCTTTGTTGAGTCAATTTTAGATTCAGCAAAGAGGTCATTGTTGGATTGGGATCAACGCTACAAAATCATAGAGAGTGTTTCTAAGGGACTTCTTTATCTCCATGAAGATTCACGACTAAAGATTATTCATCGTGACCTAAAAGCCAGTAATATTCTCTTGGATGAAGACATGAAtgccaaaatttcagattttggtATGGCCAAGTTGTTCCAGCTCCATGAGAGTGTAGCCGAAACCAATAGAGTTGTGGGGACCTAGTAAGTACTTTTGTATATATGTGTATTTAAACAGGTAATACAATATAAGGGGTAACCACTATAATTTTTGGGTTAATTATTAAGTTCTTAAACGACTAAATGAAAATTAGTTAACGGGTATTCTCacttaacaaaattgaaatcaatTGTCTCATTGAGAGAGCGTTACTCTATTCCGTTTGATTGAAGATTAATCGGAAAATTGTTTGATGTTATATCTTTATTGTAATACTTATGAGTTGCGGTGTCTGTAAGAAAAAAAGATGACGGAAAAAAGTCGTAAGAAGTAATacaaaaaatttccaaatgatGAATGACATAGATTAAAAACTTTAATCATCCCGTACAAATTTTGCCCCTAAATAAACATGTAAccaatcttatcaagttcataTTCTGATATGTATCAGTTTTGTGATTGTGCTTTGAGTTTGTATTTTGATAGCTATTACAATGATCATTTGCAGTGGGTATATGGCACCGGAGTATGCACTGCAAGGCATATGTTCAGACAAGGCAGATGTCTTCAGCTATGGAGTGCTGGTTTTGGAAATCATAAGTGGTCAAAAGAACCGTTATGTCCAACAAGGCCAGAATGTGGAGGACCTTCTCAGCATTGTAAGTATGACTAGAAAAATAGTTCTAAAGCCTAaacaaacttaaaaaaaaaaagctgcagTATTGGTCCTCCTAACGTTTTCAACTTGTCCTACTTAGCATTAGACTATTATCCTATAGTATCTTAAGTCTCAATTTCAACttaattgatttttatatttgtaGATCAAGTTAAATTTGAGCAATTAACATCTAAAAAAGTTGTGTAAGTTGCATAAGCATGAAGAGACCAGTAATTGTATAAGATTAAACTTATTGATACTCGAAAATACATAGAATACAATGTAAATTTTCGTTTTAAACCCCCTCCCCCTTCACCTCTCTTTATTTTCACTAAATTTTCTCATTTGTTCTTTGGACTCATGCAAGTCTAGCTTTTCTTGTTTCAACCAAGACTAATTAATTAAGTGTAGACCAAATAACTGGGGACAAAAACTGcgaaaaaatattattgtacAAGAAGTATGGTCaaatacaaggactaaattttcCACTTTTTGTATACCATATTATGCCATTTAGGTTTGGAAAAACTGGATTAAAGGAACAGCTTCAAATATAATAGATTCAACTCTCAAGGCTGGCTCAGCTCCGATAGAAGCTATAGTGAGGTGCATACACATTGGCTTGTTGTGTGTTCAAGATGGTGTAGGTAGTAGACCAACCATGGCTTCAGTTGTATTCATGCTCCATAGCTTATCTACTAGTCTGCCAATGCCTTCTGAGCCTGCATATTTTTCACGTAGCACCAGCATTGCTTCAAACAATCAGCCTCAGCAGGCTCTTGAAGATTCGAAAGCAAAAAGATCAGGTCAAATTCAACCTGCAGGAGGAGCTGCTACTAACTATTCCTTAAATGAAGCATCAATAAGTGAGTTTGATCCTCGATGATATTATATTAGAGGATGGAATGTGCAAACGGCTGCATGGGAACTTAGGATATTGTTCTGGTGTATTTGGTAGTacatgttttttgtttttttttattaggacAGAAGTAGTTTGATAGAAGGctcaaacaaaaagaaaaaaatccatGTACAAACCATCTAACAATGCATTTATTTCCACATAAACAACGTGGATTTGTTATGATTTCCAACTCAATGTTATAGTAATATCATTCCAATTTGGTCTAAAAATTCGTGAAAGTTTCTTATGACTTTTAGTTGAAAgtggtgcattttataccgtttgaAAAACACTATAACAAAGTTTCAGCTTTTGAGAATATCCTATAGTTCATGTTTTTGGTTTATTTACAAGAGAATGAGGTGCTGCATTAGCTCATATATGACAGTCAAATCCTGATATATTGCTTAGGAAAGAGTTGCTTTATCACTTAAGCAATCCCTTGTAGTATCTAAATAGCATTTCGAttaagaagttttttttttctactgaACGATAAGTTTTGCACATcttggcttttctttttcttttttttaaatttcaaaaattacaaaaatagaTGTCATTTCCTTCGTTTTTCACTTCACATGATATCAAACCACAGGGGCGTTAAATggccattttaaaaaaaaaaaattcagagatTATAGAATAATAAATCAAACCAAAGGGGATAAAGTGTAGTTTACCCTTGTTTTAACCAATAGTTAATGGGCACTTCAAGTTAGTGTACTTCAATATTATTCTCTCTATGATGATCATTCTTAATCTTCGCTCTGCAGACTTCAAAGTCAAATTTTGAATCCAATTCCCACATATGAAAACATGCAACATTAATCAGCTGGATTAAAAACTTAATCAACTAGTGCAAGAAGTTAAAAATTGAGGTCAACAATGTCAGTGCCAGGAAACATCTTCCACATTGCCGGCCTTCTTGTACTCAGCAAATTTTGTGTTCATGTAATCTTCTGTTTAAATAATGAGGGAATCCATTGATTAATGTATCTGAATTAAACTACTAAATTTCATCGACAGTTCAACACGTTCCAGTCCTAAGTAGTCCTATatcaatcctaaattctatcGAAAGGTTAAtattttttagcaaaatttCAAGAATGTCAAATAATGAGCCAATGTTTCCTGGCCATTTCTTAGTAAATTAATACCTTCCCCTTGAATGGGTTCAATTTTGAGGAAGTCAGTCTTCTGTTTCGTTTGTTCTTTAACCAGTGACTGAGTACAAAACTGAACCAGATTCCTAGTTTTTATATTATGTGAAAATGTAAGCTGCTGTCACAGGTTGGTAATCTGATAAGCACAATAATTATTAAATTAAAGGAAATATAGATTTCAATCTTCCAAATATCCTACATGGTCAAGATTGATCATCTCAGTTTTGTAATTGATCCAAAAAAAATCAGCTAGCCCTGCTTGATTTCAGATTATGATGTTCACTAGTCAACTAAATTTGGAAGTTTTGTCAAGGGATCACGAGTGATGATTCTTCTTCCATTTTGGCTAGACCTAAGACATTTTTTATCTTCCCAGTTTTAgatcataggtcatagaaatggGCTATCAGGGATGGTTTCTTTCAGTCTTTTACATGCTTACAAACCTTGTTTTCCTATCTGTTTCACAACCAAGCTTCACAGCTTTCTTCTGTTCAAAAGGAGTAGGCAACTACACGCAGAACAGCACATACCAGGCTAATCTCAACTCTCTTCTTTCCTCCCTTTCATACAACATCAACCCGTATGGATTCTACAATTCCTCTTTTGGCCAAGGTCTCGATAGAGTTAATGCAATCGTGCTATGTAGAGGCGATGTTGATCAGGAAACTTGTCGTGTTTGTGTACAAAACTCTGCTGGAAAGCTCACACAGGTCTGTCCTAATCAAAAGGAGGCAGTTGGTTGGTATGATCTATGCATGTTAAGATATTCGAATAAGTCGATTTTTGGAGTTATGTCTAATCTTCAACCTTTCTCTCTTCAGAACCCATTGAATTCTACAAATCCCAATCTGTTTAGTCAGGAGGTTAGCAATTTAGCAACTAGCTTAGAAAACAGAATCTTTTCAGGGAATCCAGACTGGAAATTTGCTGTAGGGAAAAGCAATAACAGCAATGTTGAGACCATATATGCTTTGATGCAGTGCACACCTGATATAGATCCAGGAACTTGTAATTTTTGCCTTAGGTTGACTTCAAATATGATGTCTCAGTGCTGTTCTTGGAGACAAGGGGCAAGAGTTGTTGGTCCAAGTTGTAGTTTCTGGTATGAGTTGTTCCCCTTTTATAATGAGAGTGCCATTCCATCACCACCAGGTCCACCGCCATCCCCACAAGGTAATCAGATGGAAATATTTTCTCTTGTCACTACTTAGCTAAGAAAACTAAGTTGCTAGTGCTTGCTGATCTTTTGATCTTGtggtaaattatttgaaatattgtcATGCCTAGGAGAATATGGACTTGTGGACGATATTATTTTCCAAATAATCCGACAAATGTGAACTTTAAACCTAAGTTCTGTCTTTCCATCCTCAGCCTAGCCTACTTCAataactttttcttttaattatcaAATTATGCAAATCCCATACTATTAATGCTGGCTAAGAACACTATTACAGAAAAGTAGAAGAGTTAGAACTAGATTTTCTAGAAATGTTATTGAGCTATTTTACTTGTTGAGTAAGCTAATTACACAACGACAAAATGATAGAAGATTTAGAACTAGCTTTTCCAGCAATGCTATTGAGCTGTTTAACTTGAGAGGTAAAAAACAATCAGCACCTAAAAGTTTGTAGAATCTCAATATTAACTTACTTTTCTTCCTTATGTGTCTTCTTATGAGGAGTGATCAATCCCAGATGAGGTTCATTGGTGTTTGGTTTTCAAGTTTGCACGTGTTTCCACCTTTTAATTAAGTTGTATTGCCACTTTCTTATAATCTCAACAATTTGCATTTTGGACTAATAAACTTATGCTTATTGCTCAAGCTTGACAAAAACTCGGTTTTTTCAGGAAAGAAAGGTAACAAGACATGGATTGTCATCGTTTGTGTCATCATTGCAGTGGTACTTGTAATACTTAGTGTTTGCATTTTCATCTTCACAAGAAAATGGCAAAAGAGGAAGAAAGCAACGAAGCTTGAAGGTAGTGAGACTTTCATCTCCTCCACATTAACCTATATCTACTCTGGTGCAGATTGAAAATGTTCAGTGTTGGTAGAAGAGTAAAAGTAGCATCACAACATTGTGTTTTTGAAAGCCACAGGCATTTACATAACTTAAAATTTTCACTCGAGCGCATGAGATTAATTTTAGACACAAGGTAAGTGTCTATAAAATGTGGGATCGTACGTTCAGGAAAATTGAAGGAAGAGATAAGGAGGAGAGCTTTAGTTTAAGCAAGTTTAACCAATGAAAAGTTCAATCAAGTGTTATAAGGTGTCTGCAACTTTGTAAATATATTACAGCTTGTAACATTGTTATGAATTTTCCATAGTAAAATTAGCAGTGCCAAGGTCTGAGGGCAATCAAAGTTATAGATGCAAAGTAGTTACTTCTGTTACATGTATGTTCATTGTTGTCTGCTTGAAAATGACCTATTTAAgtataaagaaatgaaaaaggaGTTCATTAGTCTGTTCTGTGTGTCTCCCAGACTAAGATATTATTGATCATTTAGCGAACAATTCATGTTGATTCTAGCATTCTTTGTTTTATCTTGGTGAAGAATTGGAAGAAATTGATGGGGCAGAAACGGTACAGTACGACTTTAGCACAATTAGAGCAGCAACAAATAATTTTTCTGCTAATGACTTGCTGGGAAAAGGAGGATTTGGTGCTGTTTACAAGGTACATACCTGCACCAGAtctttaaaatttcaaactGAACACAAAGGCCAAAAGACCAACATGGCCACTAAAGAATTTCTTCAATGTTCTGATGCTTTACAATGGATTAGTTTAGTGAATTGCCCTTGATGAAATTTAAATACTTTGTTATCATGTAACATTGCCAAATTTGTGTCAGGGAACTCTTTCGGATGGACAAATGATAGCTGCAAAAAGATTGTCTAAGGAGTCAGGACAAGGTGAACAAGAATTTAGGAATGAAGTCTTGCTGGTGGCAAAGCTCCAACACAAAAGTCTGGTTAGATTGTTGGGTTTTTGTCTGGAAAAAACAGAAAGACTGTTGATTTATGAATTCCTGTCAAATGGGAGCCTTGACAAACTCCTTTTTGGTATGTAGTTTTCCTCCTATTGCCGCTATAGACTATAgtcattagtttttttttttttaagagggCAGACTAAGATTTTAAGATAGTTTGAGGGGTTAATTACTTCTTGTTTAATCCATCTTATTTGTCTATGATAATAATCTTTTCTTGATTTCTCTTTTTGGGTCCAATTTAGATCCTCTGAAGAGCTCAGAACTGGACTGGGATCGGCGCTACAGAATCGTAGAGAGTGTTGCAAAGGGACTTCTTTATCTGCATGAAGATTCTCGATTGAAGATTATTCATCGTGATCTAAAGGCTAGTAATATTCTCTTAGATGAAGATATGAATGCTAAAATCTCAGATTTTGGCATGGCCAGGTTGTTCCATGCAGACGAGAGTGTAGCCAACACCAATAGAATTGCAGGGACCTAGTAAGTGCTAAAATGTTGTTATTTATGAATCTATGAACAATTTTTTGACCATTGAgtcaaaaattttataaatagcACTCTTCAGAAAGAAGATCACTATATTCACACTAAATAAAGTTATCACATTGTTAATTACAGAGTTGTGATTGTTAAGGTCATTTGATGATTCTGAGTTTATAAGGCTATTCATTATCTCTGACAAGAATAACTATGCAGTGGATACATGGCACCAGAGTATGCATTGCATGGACTATTTTCTATCAAATCTGATGTCTTCAGCTATGGAGTGTTAGTTCTCGAAATAATAAGTGGGCAGAAGAACTCCTATTTCCGGGATGGCCAAACTGTGGAGGACCTTCTAAGTTTTGTAAGTATGCAAAACATTTCAAGCCTAATCAGAACACACAATATTTGCAATGTTCTACTGTCTCCTGTTTGTAGTTCTCTTGCTTTTCCTTGCGTCTAACAATTATAACCTCTTAACAGGCTTGGAAAAACTGGCTTGGAGGAACAGCTTTGAAGATAATTGATCCCACTGTCACGGCTAGTTCAGGTTCAATACAGAACATAATCAGATGCATCCACATCGGGTTGTTATGCGTTCAAGATGATATAACTAAGAGACCAACTAGTGCTTCAGTTGTTCTCATGCTCCAGAGCTTTTCCGTCAGTCTTCCAAAGCCTTCTGAGCCTGCTTTTTTTGCACACAGTCGCAGCATTGGTTCAGACAAGTCTGATACACCATTGTTATCTGAAGATTCTAAAACTATAAGTACTGCAAGTCCATCACAACCTGCAGTTGCTAGTCAGTCTGTCAATGAAGCATCAATCAGTGATTTAGACCCTCGATGATGGAATATAAGGATGGAATATCTGGAAAGTACAGtcaatttccattttttctttttgtcggAAGCCGACAAATTTTGAGTTTAGGACATTATTCTTGCGTATTCTTTGGCTGGTAAAAGAAAGCGATGTAGAGGATCACAGAAGGGAGAACAATGTACAATCTATCTTATGTATTTGTTTGTACTAGCAAACTTGATTGATGACAGCATGAACTGAGATGGTAAAAGTGTACATAACTGCAGAACGTATTAGTTTTAGATGGCGAAGTGGAAATGAAAAGAAGTTCAAATGGCAAAGTGAATCCCGGCTGCATTGAAATAATAAACTTTGCCTC
This window contains:
- the LOC113694113 gene encoding cysteine-rich receptor-like protein kinase 7, which produces MGYQGWFLSVFYMLTNLVFLSVSQPSFTAFFCSKGVGNYTQNSTYQANLNSLLSSLSYNINPYGFYNSSFGQGLDRVNAIVLCRGDVDQETCRVCVQNSAGKLTQVCPNQKEAVGWYDLCMLRYSNKSIFGVMSNLQPFSLQNPLNSTNPNLFSQEVSNLATSLENRIFSGNPDWKFAVGKSNNSNVETIYALMQCTPDIDPGTCNFCLRLTSNMMSQCCSWRQGARVVGPSCSFWYELFPFYNESAIPSPPGPPPSPQGKKGNKTWIVIVCVIIAVVLVILSVCIFIFTRKWQKRKKATKLEELEEIDGAETVQYDFSTIRAATNNFSANDLLGKGGFGAVYKGTLSDGQMIAAKRLSKESGQGEQEFRNEVLLVAKLQHKSLVRLLGFCLEKTERLLIYEFLSNGSLDKLLFDPLKSSELDWDRRYRIVESVAKGLLYLHEDSRLKIIHRDLKASNILLDEDMNAKISDFGMARLFHADESVANTNRIAGTYGYMAPEYALHGLFSIKSDVFSYGVLVLEIISGQKNSYFRDGQTVEDLLSFAWKNWLGGTALKIIDPTVTASSGSIQNIIRCIHIGLLCVQDDITKRPTSASVVLMLQSFSVSLPKPSEPAFFAHSRSIGSDKSDTPLLSEDSKTISTASPSQPAVASQSVNEASISDLDPR